One region of Phycisphaerales bacterium genomic DNA includes:
- a CDS encoding NAD(P)-binding domain-containing protein has protein sequence MHGSIRPAIIGAGPIGLEVAWALRREGLDPLHFDAEAIGATMGWWAPGTRFFSSPERIAICGVPLLTPHQDKATREEYLTYLRGVAAQFGLHVRTFERVERIEPPAGEGAPFHLHTLTAAGEHTYEASHVIATIGDMHRPRLLNIPGEDQPNVSHYFQDPHVYFGRRILIVGGKNSAVEAAIRCYRAGARVTISYRGAEFDDKRVKYWLLPELKGLIKDGHIAFLPQTLPTAINATRVELARTDANGQPTPGTLTHEADDILLLTGYEMDGSLLAAAGVTLHGLQHAPTFDRRTMETNVPRLYVAGTATAGTQSRFRVFIENCHDHALKIAAHLTGRTPPREPEHRPEALLET, from the coding sequence ATGCATGGCAGTATCCGCCCGGCGATCATCGGCGCCGGCCCCATTGGATTGGAGGTAGCGTGGGCGCTGCGGCGCGAGGGGCTCGACCCGCTGCACTTTGACGCCGAAGCGATTGGCGCCACGATGGGCTGGTGGGCGCCGGGCACGCGGTTCTTCTCCAGCCCGGAGCGGATCGCCATCTGCGGCGTGCCGCTGCTGACACCCCACCAGGACAAGGCGACACGCGAGGAATACCTCACGTACCTCCGTGGCGTGGCGGCGCAGTTCGGCCTCCATGTTCGGACCTTTGAGCGCGTCGAGCGAATTGAGCCGCCCGCGGGCGAGGGCGCTCCGTTCCACCTACACACCCTCACCGCCGCGGGTGAGCACACCTACGAGGCCTCGCACGTGATCGCCACCATCGGCGACATGCACCGCCCGCGACTGCTGAACATTCCCGGTGAGGACCAGCCCAACGTCAGCCACTACTTCCAGGACCCGCACGTGTACTTCGGGCGGCGCATTTTGATCGTCGGCGGGAAGAACTCGGCGGTGGAGGCGGCGATCCGCTGTTACCGCGCGGGCGCTCGCGTGACCATCAGCTACCGGGGTGCCGAGTTCGACGACAAGCGCGTGAAGTACTGGCTGCTGCCCGAGCTGAAGGGGCTGATCAAGGATGGGCACATCGCCTTCCTGCCGCAGACGCTGCCGACCGCCATCAATGCCACGCGTGTGGAGCTCGCCCGGACCGACGCCAACGGGCAGCCCACCCCGGGCACGCTCACGCATGAGGCCGACGACATCCTCCTCCTCACCGGCTACGAGATGGACGGCTCGCTCCTGGCCGCGGCGGGCGTCACGCTCCATGGCCTCCAGCACGCGCCCACCTTCGACCGCCGAACCATGGAGACCAACGTGCCCCGCCTGTACGTCGCGGGCACCGCCACCGCCGGCACCCAGTCCCGCTTCCGCGTGTTCATCGAGAACTGCCACGACCATGCTCTCAAGATCGCGGCCCACCTTACCGGCCGCACGCCGCCGCGGGAGCCCGAGCACCGGCCCGAGGCCCTGCTCGAGACCTGA
- the typA gene encoding translational GTPase TypA: MSTAAAPTMTQTTPSIKPVDTTPRNQGIRNVAIIAHVDHGKTTLVDNLLKQSGNFRSGELEKLEGGQHGLIMDSNPLERERGITILAKNCAVNYTALDGKTYRINILDTPGHADFGGEVERVLRMADGCCLLVDSSEGVMPQTKFVLGKALEQGLKPVVIVNKIDRQDQRVQEVVNEVFDLLFELGAEEYAMEFPVVYAVGRDGWASKEFPIATGENAPKDLRPVFEAIVNEVPAPPADTTKPLQVLITNIDYNEYVGRIGIGRVVNGVIKTGQPVAVIKRDGKIVQTKPTQLLQFQGLKRGEVDSVDAGDLCAIVGLESIDIGDTVADVENPRQLPPVRVDEPTMTMLFKINDSPFAGLEGEYVTSRQIRERLMRELERNVAMRVEPGRTSDEFMVSGRGTLSLGILIETMRREGFELAVGKPEVIIKDIDGVAHEPVEELVIDCPTDVVGSVMELVGARKGELKKMEPRGTNQSHLLFEIPSRSLIGMRNRILTASQGQAIMHHSFLRFDPVSGAIPHRAAGVLISLETGAVTTYALKELAERGVMFVTPGEKVYGGQIVGEHNRDNDLTVNATRLKHLDNMRAASKEATVVLKAPRKMSLEAAMEYIEDDELVELTPKSIRIRKKILDESLRKRAERQARDKESAE, from the coding sequence ATGAGCACCGCCGCCGCACCGACCATGACCCAGACCACCCCCTCCATCAAGCCGGTCGACACCACCCCCCGCAACCAGGGCATCCGCAACGTCGCGATCATCGCGCACGTCGACCATGGCAAGACGACCCTGGTGGACAACCTGCTCAAGCAGTCGGGCAACTTCCGCTCCGGCGAGCTCGAGAAGCTCGAGGGCGGGCAGCACGGCCTCATCATGGACAGCAACCCGCTCGAGCGCGAGCGCGGCATTACCATCCTGGCCAAGAACTGCGCGGTGAACTACACCGCGCTGGACGGCAAGACCTACCGCATCAACATCCTGGACACGCCGGGCCACGCCGACTTCGGCGGCGAGGTCGAGCGCGTGCTGCGCATGGCCGACGGCTGCTGCCTGTTGGTGGACAGCTCCGAGGGCGTGATGCCCCAGACCAAGTTCGTGCTGGGCAAGGCGCTGGAGCAGGGCCTCAAGCCGGTCGTGATCGTCAACAAGATCGACCGCCAGGACCAGCGCGTGCAGGAGGTGGTGAACGAGGTGTTCGACCTGCTCTTCGAGCTGGGGGCCGAGGAGTACGCGATGGAGTTCCCGGTGGTGTACGCCGTGGGACGTGACGGCTGGGCGAGCAAGGAGTTCCCGATCGCGACGGGCGAGAACGCGCCCAAGGACCTTCGGCCGGTGTTCGAGGCGATCGTCAACGAGGTGCCCGCGCCGCCGGCCGACACCACCAAGCCGCTGCAGGTGCTGATCACCAACATCGACTACAACGAGTACGTCGGCCGCATCGGCATCGGGCGCGTGGTGAACGGCGTGATCAAGACCGGCCAGCCGGTCGCGGTCATCAAGCGCGACGGCAAGATCGTGCAGACCAAGCCCACGCAGCTGCTCCAGTTTCAGGGGCTCAAGCGCGGCGAGGTCGACAGCGTAGACGCCGGCGACCTGTGCGCCATCGTGGGCCTTGAGTCCATCGACATCGGCGACACGGTCGCGGACGTTGAGAACCCCCGGCAGCTCCCCCCGGTTCGCGTCGACGAGCCGACGATGACCATGCTCTTCAAGATCAACGACTCGCCCTTCGCGGGGCTGGAGGGTGAGTACGTCACCAGCCGCCAGATCCGCGAGCGGCTGATGCGGGAGCTGGAGCGCAACGTAGCCATGCGGGTGGAGCCCGGCCGCACCAGCGACGAGTTCATGGTCTCCGGGCGCGGCACGCTGTCGCTCGGCATTCTGATTGAGACCATGCGCCGCGAGGGCTTCGAGCTCGCCGTGGGCAAGCCCGAGGTGATCATCAAGGACATCGACGGCGTGGCGCACGAGCCCGTCGAGGAGCTGGTGATCGACTGCCCGACGGACGTCGTAGGCTCGGTGATGGAGCTGGTGGGCGCCCGCAAGGGCGAGCTCAAGAAGATGGAGCCTCGCGGCACCAACCAGTCGCACCTGCTGTTCGAGATCCCCTCGCGCTCTCTGATCGGCATGCGTAACCGCATCCTGACCGCCAGCCAGGGCCAGGCCATCATGCACCACTCGTTCCTGCGGTTTGACCCCGTGAGCGGGGCGATCCCCCACCGGGCCGCGGGCGTGCTGATCAGCCTGGAGACGGGCGCGGTGACGACCTACGCCCTGAAGGAGCTGGCGGAGCGCGGCGTGATGTTCGTCACCCCCGGCGAGAAGGTCTACGGCGGGCAGATCGTGGGCGAGCACAACCGCGATAACGACCTGACCGTGAACGCCACCCGCCTCAAGCACCTGGACAACATGCGTGCGGCCAGCAAGGAAGCCACCGTGGTGCTCAAGGCGCCCCGCAAGATGAGCCTCGAGGCCGCGATGGAATACATCGAGGATGATGAGCTGGTGGAGCTCACGCCCAAGAGCATCCGCATCCGCAAGAAGATCCTGGACGAGAGCCTCCGCAAGCGGGCCGAGCGCCAGGCGCGGGACAAGGAATCGGCTGAATGA
- a CDS encoding sigma-70 family RNA polymerase sigma factor — protein MKSLDQRREQKLIREAAAGDREAAGELIKLHQTSVYAYILRLSGRADVAEDIVQEAFVRVLTNLDRFDPQYRFSTWLFTIARRVFLNVCEKRRPVSDSERVGEVSGRSCGIGQSWDETEDQCQTRDAVQRSLMQLTLEQREVIVLFHQHDWPIWLIAQHLEMPEGTVKSHLHRGRTKLRETLASTAAAANLIRQGVVA, from the coding sequence ATGAAGTCTCTGGACCAACGCCGGGAGCAGAAGCTGATCCGTGAAGCCGCGGCGGGTGACCGCGAGGCCGCGGGGGAGCTCATTAAGCTTCATCAGACCTCGGTCTACGCCTACATCCTGCGGCTGAGCGGGCGGGCCGACGTCGCCGAGGACATCGTGCAGGAAGCTTTCGTTCGGGTGCTGACGAACCTTGACCGGTTCGACCCGCAGTACCGCTTTTCCACATGGCTGTTCACGATCGCCCGGCGGGTGTTCCTGAACGTCTGCGAGAAGCGTCGGCCGGTGAGCGACAGCGAGCGCGTGGGAGAGGTGAGCGGGCGCAGCTGCGGGATCGGTCAGAGCTGGGACGAAACCGAGGACCAGTGCCAGACGCGCGACGCCGTGCAGCGCTCACTGATGCAGCTGACCCTTGAGCAGCGCGAGGTGATTGTCCTGTTCCACCAGCACGACTGGCCGATCTGGCTGATCGCTCAGCACCTGGAGATGCCCGAGGGCACAGTGAAGAGTCACCTGCACCGCGGGCGCACCAAGCTCCGCGAGACACTCGCCAGCACCGCCGCGGCGGCCAACCTCATCCGACAGGGGGTGGTGGCATGA
- a CDS encoding sodium:solute symporter, translating to MTPMLLIAESSPELSLSRLDWVVVGGYLLLMLVSGIWFARREPSGAGEYFLANRRMPAWAVAFSVIASSLSVATFIGVPESVYKGNMTFMSTTLGSVIAVAVVAAFFIPAFYRANVTTVYGLLEQRFGPGTKRAASGAFMVGRLFASGARVYIAAIPLSMVLFGAHAASSPMHLIASIALLSFVAVAYTLIGGIASVIWTDVLQTLVLVGAAIGAVLVLLHKIDLPLGEVWGVLQQPLPDGTTKTTLARAGLEAGKPMMGFDPSQTYTLLTAIFGFSLINMAAYGTDHDLAQRMLTCKSSLKGSRSAWSAILMSLPITMIFMAIGALLFVFYKTGASARGEAPLAEFAGGRQVFPAFILDEMPAGLKGLMLAGLFAAGLGSLNSAINAMAATFVSDFYIPFKSRSVRPGTCGHCGFNRAGLDAVAICPECGGASDASVSDRHYLGVSRLATAAWGVLIGGFAVLCIYWRKANPQTTLIDFALQVMTFAYAGLLAVFLCAIFTRRGSNRSALGALVTGFGAIAAMQAWPGIARQIGEWLDIPADEAPRLLTLNLAYPWQMLIATTLAFAVCCLGRARAPAAPSNIDV from the coding sequence ATGACGCCGATGCTACTGATTGCCGAGTCGAGCCCGGAGTTGAGCCTGTCGCGTCTGGATTGGGTGGTGGTCGGCGGCTACCTGCTGCTGATGCTGGTCTCGGGCATCTGGTTCGCCCGGCGCGAGCCCTCGGGCGCCGGCGAGTACTTCCTCGCCAACCGCCGCATGCCCGCGTGGGCCGTCGCGTTCTCGGTCATCGCCTCCAGCCTCTCGGTGGCCACGTTCATCGGCGTGCCCGAGTCGGTGTACAAGGGCAACATGACCTTCATGTCCACCACGCTCGGCTCGGTGATCGCGGTGGCGGTGGTCGCGGCGTTCTTCATCCCCGCCTTCTACCGGGCCAACGTGACCACGGTGTACGGCCTGCTGGAGCAGCGCTTTGGGCCGGGGACGAAGAGGGCCGCGAGCGGGGCGTTCATGGTGGGCCGGCTGTTCGCCAGCGGGGCACGGGTGTACATCGCCGCGATCCCGCTTTCGATGGTGCTGTTCGGAGCCCACGCGGCCAGCAGCCCTATGCACCTGATCGCGTCCATCGCCTTGCTGAGCTTCGTCGCAGTGGCGTACACGCTCATCGGCGGCATTGCCAGCGTCATCTGGACCGACGTGCTGCAGACGCTCGTTCTTGTCGGCGCGGCCATCGGGGCGGTGCTGGTCCTGCTGCACAAGATCGACCTGCCGCTGGGCGAGGTCTGGGGGGTGCTCCAGCAGCCGCTGCCCGATGGCACCACCAAGACCACGCTCGCCCGCGCGGGGCTGGAGGCGGGCAAGCCCATGATGGGCTTCGACCCCTCGCAGACCTACACGCTGCTCACGGCCATCTTCGGGTTCTCGCTCATCAACATGGCGGCCTACGGGACCGACCACGACCTGGCGCAGCGGATGCTTACGTGCAAGTCTTCCCTGAAGGGCAGCCGCTCGGCTTGGAGCGCCATCCTGATGAGCCTGCCCATCACCATGATCTTCATGGCCATCGGAGCGCTGCTGTTCGTGTTCTACAAGACAGGCGCCTCCGCCCGCGGCGAGGCCCCGCTGGCGGAGTTCGCCGGCGGGCGGCAGGTGTTCCCCGCGTTCATCCTTGACGAGATGCCCGCGGGGCTCAAGGGGCTCATGCTGGCGGGGTTGTTCGCGGCGGGGCTGGGGAGCCTCAACTCGGCGATCAACGCCATGGCGGCGACGTTCGTGAGCGACTTCTACATCCCTTTCAAGTCGCGCTCGGTCAGGCCGGGCACATGCGGCCACTGCGGGTTCAACCGCGCTGGCCTCGACGCCGTGGCGATCTGCCCCGAGTGCGGTGGCGCGAGCGATGCCTCCGTTTCCGACCGGCACTACCTGGGCGTCAGCCGCCTTGCCACCGCCGCGTGGGGCGTCCTCATCGGCGGCTTCGCCGTGCTGTGCATCTATTGGCGAAAGGCCAACCCGCAGACCACGCTCATCGACTTCGCCCTGCAGGTGATGACCTTCGCCTACGCCGGGCTGCTGGCCGTGTTCCTGTGCGCCATCTTCACGCGGCGCGGGAGCAACCGCAGTGCGCTGGGGGCGCTGGTGACCGGCTTCGGCGCAATCGCCGCCATGCAGGCGTGGCCAGGCATCGCTCGACAGATCGGCGAGTGGCTCGACATCCCGGCCGACGAGGCCCCGCGCCTGCTCACGCTGAACCTTGCGTATCCGTGGCAGATGCTGATCGCGACCACGCTGGCATTCGCGGTCTGCTGCCTTGGGCGTGCGCGGGCGCCCGCCGCACCATCGAACATCGATGTCTGA
- a CDS encoding N-acetylmuramoyl-L-alanine amidase, whose protein sequence is MSLPGTRTSLVGVPAQRAAEYRRSGLAPALLGAGVLAFLAGCKSSAPTAAPQPNPPSSALSAPSPPRPVPGTPAARLGDEIMIAGQLFHTGAPVILWTDPGGYDAYRVERRFVPWEEASWEATAKKGGIDTPNRYGVRRHNLNDEEFERIRAGGWDRATLQKAVDQFVIHYDVAGTSRRCFRVLHDARGLSVHFMLDVDGTIYQTLDVKEKAWHATTSNDRSVGIEIANIGAYPTPDAAPLTRWYAPADNGQHTVKVLPEEVRTAGPFSPARPGPVQGTVQGQTLYMHDLTPQQYDSLVKLTATLCTALPAIRCDYPRDGAGQLITTTLPQEQLDTYTGLLGHYHIQQNKIDPGPAFQWEKVINDARALMGQSPLTPALSSARPAQ, encoded by the coding sequence ATGTCCCTCCCTGGCACCCGCACATCCCTCGTCGGTGTTCCTGCCCAACGCGCTGCAGAATACCGGCGATCGGGCCTCGCGCCCGCACTGCTCGGCGCGGGCGTGCTCGCGTTCCTGGCCGGCTGCAAGAGCTCCGCCCCGACCGCAGCCCCGCAGCCCAACCCTCCGTCCTCCGCACTCAGCGCCCCGTCCCCCCCGCGCCCCGTCCCCGGCACCCCCGCCGCCCGCCTGGGTGACGAGATCATGATCGCCGGACAGCTTTTCCACACCGGCGCGCCCGTGATCCTCTGGACCGACCCCGGGGGCTACGACGCCTACCGCGTCGAGCGGCGCTTCGTGCCGTGGGAGGAGGCCTCGTGGGAGGCCACGGCCAAGAAGGGCGGAATCGACACGCCCAACCGCTACGGCGTCCGCCGCCACAACCTCAACGACGAGGAGTTCGAGCGCATCCGCGCCGGCGGCTGGGACCGTGCCACGCTCCAGAAGGCCGTGGACCAGTTCGTCATCCACTACGATGTCGCGGGCACCAGCCGTCGCTGCTTCCGCGTGCTGCACGACGCCCGCGGCCTGTCGGTCCACTTCATGCTCGATGTCGACGGCACCATCTACCAGACGCTTGATGTCAAAGAGAAGGCCTGGCATGCGACCACGAGCAATGACCGCAGCGTCGGCATCGAGATCGCCAACATCGGCGCCTACCCCACGCCCGACGCCGCGCCCCTGACGCGCTGGTACGCGCCGGCGGACAACGGGCAGCACACGGTGAAGGTGCTCCCTGAAGAAGTGCGAACCGCTGGCCCCTTCTCACCCGCCCGCCCGGGGCCAGTCCAAGGGACGGTGCAGGGCCAGACCCTCTACATGCACGACCTGACACCGCAGCAGTACGACTCGCTTGTAAAGCTCACCGCGACGCTCTGCACCGCGCTCCCCGCCATCCGTTGCGACTACCCCCGCGACGGCGCGGGCCAGCTGATCACGACCACGCTGCCGCAGGAACAGCTCGACACCTACACCGGCCTCCTCGGCCACTACCACATCCAGCAGAACAAAATCGACCCCGGGCCGGCGTTTCAATGGGAGAAGGTGATCAACGACGCCCGCGCCCTCATGGGCCAGTCACCGCTCACGCCGGCGCTGTCATCCGCGAGGCCCGCTCAGTAG
- a CDS encoding N(4)-(beta-N-acetylglucosaminyl)-L-asparaginase: MSELNRRHFIAAAGAIAGSAGVLGPAALARQPGTENAQPAKAPKNTGDDHRGPCSIASLNGLRATVRAMELVKEGYDPADAVVQGVRIIEDDPSDTSVGLGGLPNEDGIVELDASVMYGPTHKAGAVAGLRNIKNPAMVALLVLRRTDHCLIVGDGALRFAKQMGFKEEDLLTEESRLEWQKWRENLGKDDDRLNDDERDEPVGKHWQDGTPEQQKRRAAIERAALAYTTGTVHCSVVTPKGDIASCTSTSGLSWKIPGRVGDSPIIGAGNYCDNAIGAAGSTGRGEANLANLSSFYIVECMGRGMTPTEACLAAAKRVADHTKEKRLLRAGGKPDFDLKFYALRKDGAYGGCSLYPGGKFAVATAEGGREVDAPSLFESR, from the coding sequence ATGAGCGAGCTCAACAGGCGTCACTTCATCGCGGCGGCAGGGGCGATTGCGGGCAGCGCAGGCGTGCTGGGGCCGGCGGCCCTTGCCCGCCAGCCCGGCACGGAGAATGCACAGCCCGCGAAGGCCCCGAAGAACACCGGCGACGACCACCGCGGCCCCTGCTCGATCGCCTCGCTTAACGGCCTGCGGGCGACCGTCCGCGCGATGGAGTTGGTGAAGGAGGGCTACGACCCTGCCGACGCCGTGGTGCAGGGCGTGCGGATCATCGAGGACGACCCCAGCGACACCAGTGTGGGCCTGGGCGGGCTGCCTAACGAGGACGGTATCGTCGAGCTCGACGCCTCGGTGATGTACGGCCCCACGCACAAGGCCGGCGCCGTGGCCGGACTGCGCAACATCAAGAACCCTGCGATGGTCGCCCTGCTAGTGCTCCGCCGCACCGACCACTGCCTCATCGTCGGCGATGGAGCGCTGCGGTTCGCCAAGCAGATGGGCTTCAAGGAGGAGGACCTGCTCACCGAGGAGTCGCGCCTGGAGTGGCAGAAGTGGCGCGAGAACCTCGGCAAGGACGACGACCGCCTCAACGACGACGAGCGCGACGAGCCCGTGGGGAAGCACTGGCAGGACGGCACGCCCGAGCAGCAGAAGCGCCGCGCCGCGATCGAACGCGCGGCCCTCGCCTACACCACCGGCACCGTGCACTGCTCGGTCGTGACGCCCAAGGGCGACATCGCCTCGTGCACCTCAACGAGCGGGCTGTCGTGGAAGATCCCCGGGCGCGTGGGCGATTCGCCCATCATCGGCGCGGGCAACTACTGCGATAACGCGATCGGCGCGGCGGGCAGCACCGGGCGCGGCGAGGCCAACCTCGCCAATCTCTCGAGCTTCTACATCGTCGAGTGCATGGGGCGCGGGATGACGCCGACCGAGGCGTGCCTCGCGGCGGCCAAGCGCGTGGCGGACCACACGAAGGAGAAGCGGCTGCTCCGCGCCGGCGGCAAGCCCGACTTTGATCTGAAGTTCTACGCCCTGCGCAAGGACGGGGCGTACGGCGGCTGCTCGCTCTACCCGGGCGGCAAGTTCGCGGTCGCGACGGCCGAGGGCGGGCGCGAGGTCGATGCGCCGAGCCTCTTTGAGAGCAGATGA
- a CDS encoding sigma-70 family RNA polymerase sigma factor: MPDDPDLPLLQRFAKGDNAALGELARRYEQPLLGLALGIVNNRELARDAVQDMWVRVIRAAASFQAQSSVRTWMYRILINRAITLRQAAARKPVSTTFPEADAATAVHAGEEAERIRTAVRELPENQQLILLLAYHEGLTHEAAADVLGIPLGTLKSRLHAALTALRAKLGAEVVA, translated from the coding sequence ATGCCCGACGACCCCGACCTGCCACTGCTGCAACGGTTCGCCAAGGGTGACAACGCCGCCCTGGGCGAGCTGGCGCGCCGCTACGAGCAGCCGCTGCTCGGGCTGGCGCTGGGCATCGTCAACAACCGCGAGCTGGCCCGCGACGCCGTGCAGGACATGTGGGTGCGGGTCATCCGCGCGGCCGCGAGTTTCCAGGCCCAGAGCAGCGTGAGGACGTGGATGTACCGGATCCTGATCAACCGAGCGATCACCCTGCGGCAGGCCGCGGCCCGGAAGCCGGTGTCTACCACCTTCCCCGAGGCCGACGCGGCTACTGCGGTGCACGCGGGCGAAGAGGCGGAACGCATCCGCACGGCCGTGCGCGAGCTGCCTGAGAACCAGCAGCTCATCCTGCTGCTCGCGTACCACGAGGGCCTCACGCACGAGGCCGCGGCCGACGTGCTGGGCATCCCGCTGGGCACGCTGAAGTCGCGCCTGCACGCCGCGCTCACGGCTCTGCGCGCCAAGCTCGGCGCGGAGGTGGTCGCATGA
- a CDS encoding DUF4349 domain-containing protein: MSIDQSSLEATLTSMTAWNDPAQGVWQTALAATRPVRRQRLSRPSKLVSVLAVLVLVGLAVGIMLPSLGKARSSRRVASEMSVASGPPPAAKTAARARGGESTNYAMAGGPPPPASAAPASPPPPPQPAIDAPADRMVIRKATVELKTPDVRAAFAKAAQVTSEAQGEYIESSSLTGEGDEMQATMTLRVAATRLSTVLNQLRGLAEVTSENSTGEDITDQFVDLDARLRNEQRIETELLELLASRKDAPLREVLELRDSISRVRESIERMTAQRERLSRLVSLATVLVIIRPDSTKPPPIPDGLGRYFVKQLRSAWQGSLTFLADSIALLVHIIIGGAVFWIAGALILAAILTARRRATRRLGQEPAPSL, from the coding sequence ATGAGCATCGATCAGAGCAGTCTGGAGGCCACCTTGACATCGATGACCGCGTGGAACGACCCAGCGCAAGGGGTGTGGCAGACTGCGCTCGCGGCGACGCGGCCGGTGCGGCGGCAGCGGCTGTCGCGCCCGTCGAAGCTGGTGAGTGTGCTGGCCGTGCTGGTGCTGGTGGGGCTGGCAGTGGGGATCATGCTGCCCTCGCTGGGCAAGGCGCGGTCGTCCCGCAGAGTGGCGAGTGAGATGTCCGTGGCTTCAGGCCCGCCGCCCGCGGCCAAGACGGCCGCCCGTGCCCGCGGCGGTGAAAGCACGAACTATGCGATGGCAGGGGGGCCGCCGCCTCCAGCCTCCGCAGCCCCAGCCAGCCCACCCCCGCCGCCCCAGCCCGCGATCGACGCGCCTGCCGACCGCATGGTGATTCGGAAGGCCACCGTCGAGCTCAAGACGCCAGATGTGCGGGCGGCGTTTGCCAAGGCCGCGCAGGTGACGAGCGAGGCCCAAGGCGAGTACATCGAGAGCTCCTCGCTCACCGGCGAGGGCGACGAGATGCAGGCCACGATGACGCTGCGGGTGGCCGCGACGCGACTGTCGACGGTGCTCAACCAGCTGCGGGGCCTGGCGGAGGTGACCAGTGAGAACAGCACCGGCGAGGACATCACCGACCAGTTCGTCGACCTCGATGCCCGCCTGCGGAACGAGCAGCGGATCGAGACCGAGCTGCTGGAGCTGCTCGCCTCGCGTAAGGACGCCCCACTCCGCGAGGTGCTGGAGCTGCGGGACTCGATCAGCCGCGTGCGGGAGTCGATCGAGCGCATGACCGCGCAGCGCGAGCGGCTGTCGCGCCTGGTGTCGCTGGCCACCGTGCTGGTGATCATCCGGCCCGACAGCACCAAGCCGCCGCCGATACCCGACGGGCTGGGCCGCTACTTCGTGAAGCAACTGCGGAGTGCGTGGCAGGGCTCGCTGACCTTCCTGGCCGACTCCATCGCGCTGCTCGTGCACATCATCATCGGCGGGGCGGTGTTCTGGATCGCGGGGGCCCTGATCCTCGCGGCCATCCTGACCGCACGACGTCGCGCCACCCGCCGCCTGGGCCAGGAGCCAGCGCCGTCTCTGTAA
- a CDS encoding class I SAM-dependent methyltransferase — MRVTVGPRPPLAGKFFALNRDIPASSHYLCSLMMRDPRLKGRVLDVGCGEEPCGVPWFHPAYKMARQLDGVDPFPGVLNHPWLTEKWCGEFDTAPIPENAYDAMISINVVEHVKNPPTFLAAICRALKPGGVYYSVTPHRLHPFSYAVLLVEALKLKEMAADRAEGEHNINRYPAYYRLNCRRDVMRAAEGLEFEAAEFHYHPVTQWKQYFPKLLRFIPQAYDFAIGVRFLRASQQFMFKLEKRGTWEGLKDAPASASTAAP; from the coding sequence ATGCGAGTGACAGTTGGTCCAAGGCCCCCGCTCGCCGGCAAGTTCTTCGCGCTCAACCGCGACATCCCTGCGTCTTCGCACTACCTGTGCAGCCTGATGATGCGCGACCCGCGCCTCAAGGGGCGGGTGCTCGACGTGGGCTGCGGCGAAGAGCCCTGCGGCGTGCCCTGGTTCCACCCCGCCTACAAGATGGCGCGCCAGCTCGACGGCGTCGACCCCTTCCCGGGCGTGCTCAACCACCCGTGGCTGACAGAGAAGTGGTGCGGTGAGTTCGACACCGCGCCGATCCCGGAGAACGCCTACGACGCGATGATCTCGATCAACGTCGTCGAGCACGTGAAAAACCCGCCCACCTTTCTCGCGGCCATCTGCCGCGCCCTCAAGCCCGGGGGCGTGTACTACTCGGTGACGCCGCACCGCCTGCACCCCTTTTCGTACGCGGTGCTGCTGGTAGAAGCGCTGAAGCTCAAGGAGATGGCCGCGGACCGGGCCGAGGGTGAGCACAACATCAACCGCTACCCCGCGTACTACCGGCTCAACTGCCGGCGCGACGTGATGAGGGCGGCGGAGGGGCTGGAGTTCGAAGCCGCCGAGTTCCACTACCACCCGGTGACGCAGTGGAAGCAGTACTTCCCGAAGCTGCTGCGGTTCATCCCGCAGGCGTACGACTTCGCGATCGGCGTGCGCTTCCTGCGTGCCTCCCAGCAGTTCATGTTCAAGCTCGAGAAGCGCGGCACGTGGGAAGGGCTCAAGGACGCCCCCGCGTCCGCATCGACGGCCGCGCCCTGA